The sequence AGCACACGCATTATTTTCTACGCCCTCCTAAATCAACCTCGTTTTCCCCCATTAATTTTAATTAACGAAAACAACCCCCTCCTTATTAATTCTATCAAACGGCTCCTTGTCGGAAGCATCTTTGCCGGATTCCTCATTTCCTACAACATCCCCCCTATAACACTCCCTCAAATAACAATACCACTCCACCTAAAACTTACCGCCCTTGCAGTAACAATTATAGGGTTTATATTAGCCATAGAAATTAATACCATGACCCAAAACCTAAAACTCACTCGACCCTCAAAAACATTTAAATTCTCCAACTCATTGGGCTTCTTTCCCACTATTATACACCGCCTAATTCCCTACTTAAGCCTACTTACAAGCCAAAAATCGGCATCCGTGTTACTAGACCTACTTTGACTGGAGGCCGCCCTACCAAAGACCATTGCCTTAATTCAAGTAAAGGCTTCCATGCTAGTATCAGACCAGAAAGGACTTATCAAACTCTATTTCCTCTCATTCCTCATTACTCTGATCCTAATTGCCATTTTATTTAATTACCCCGCGTAACTTCTATGATAACTACCACCCCAATAAATAGGGACCACCCAGTAACAACCACCAGTCAAGTACCATAACTATACAAAGCAGCAATTCCCATTGCCTCCTCACTAAAAAATCCAGAATCCCCAGTATCATAAATTACTCAATCTCCCAGTCCATTAAATTTGAAGATAAAATCTACTTCCTCCCCCTCCAGCACACAAACAACTATAGCGATCTCCACCACTAAGCCAAAAATAAAAGCCCCCAACACCGTTTTGTTAGACACTCAAACCTCCGGGTACTGTTCCGTAGCTATTGCCGTAGTGTACCCAAAAACTACCATTATTCCCCCCAGATAAATCAAAAACACCATCAAACCCAAGAAAG is a genomic window of Camelus ferus mitochondrion, complete genome containing:
- the ND6 gene encoding NADH dehydrogenase subunit 6; its protein translation is MMTYAVFILSIVFVIGFVSFSSKPSPIYGGLGLIVSGGVGCMIVLNFGGSFLGLMVFLIYLGGMMVVFGYTTAMATEQYPEVWVSNKTVLGAFIFGLVVEIAMVVCVLEGEEVDFIFKFNGLGDWVIYDTGDSGFFSEEAMGIAALYSYGTWLVVVTGWSLFIGVVVIMEVTRGN